The following coding sequences are from one Ornithodoros turicata isolate Travis chromosome 1, ASM3712646v1, whole genome shotgun sequence window:
- the LOC135401151 gene encoding uncharacterized protein LOC135401151 isoform X4, producing the protein MTMTKMLQKRRSDEWLSRINRKDMQASATHYRICSKHFISDTVGARIGQHARQELQGTSQNSKMCLWLTVLVQTQKHQSVDSVEMMKTGNYRMRFHMTRQLHRISPWLIFSDLKKKSEG; encoded by the exons ATGACGATGACGAAAATGTTGCAGAAGAGGAGGAGCGACGAGTGGCTCTCACGCATCAACCGAAAAGACATGCAAGCAAGTGCCACCCATTACAGAATTTGCAGCAAACACTTCATATCTG ATACAGTAGGCGCAAGAATAGGGCAGCATGCCAGGCAGGAGTTGCAAGGCACCTCACAGAACTCAAAAATGTGCCTGTGGCTGACAGTGCTGGTACAGACACAGAAGCATCAGAGTGTGGACTCAGTTGAG ATGATGAAGACGGGCAACTACAGGATGCGCTTTCACATGACAAGGCAATTGCATCGG ATATCTCCATGGCTGATATTCTCCGACTTGAAGAAGAAATCCGAAGGTTAA
- the LOC135401151 gene encoding uncharacterized protein LOC135401151 isoform X2, producing the protein MTMTKMLQKRRSDEWLSRINRKDMQASATHYRICSKHFISDTVGARIGQHARQELQGTSQNSKMCLWLTVLVQTQKHQSVDSVETFRWITHLQMMKTGNYRMRFHMTRQLHRISPWLIFSDLKKKSEG; encoded by the exons ATGACGATGACGAAAATGTTGCAGAAGAGGAGGAGCGACGAGTGGCTCTCACGCATCAACCGAAAAGACATGCAAGCAAGTGCCACCCATTACAGAATTTGCAGCAAACACTTCATATCTG ATACAGTAGGCGCAAGAATAGGGCAGCATGCCAGGCAGGAGTTGCAAGGCACCTCACAGAACTCAAAAATGTGCCTGTGGCTGACAGTGCTGGTACAGACACAGAAGCATCAGAGTGTGGACTCAGTTGAG ACATTTCGGTGGATCACCCATTTGCAGATGATGAAGACGGGCAACTACAGGATGCGCTTTCACATGACAAGGCAATTGCATCGG ATATCTCCATGGCTGATATTCTCCGACTTGAAGAAGAAATCCGAAGGTTAA
- the LOC135401151 gene encoding uncharacterized protein LOC135401151 isoform X3, with protein sequence MTMTKMLQKRRSDEWLSRINRKDMQASATHYRICSKHFISDTVGARIGQHARQELQGTSQNSKMCLWLTVLVQTQKHQSVDSVEVMMKTGNYRMRFHMTRQLHRISPWLIFSDLKKKSEG encoded by the exons ATGACGATGACGAAAATGTTGCAGAAGAGGAGGAGCGACGAGTGGCTCTCACGCATCAACCGAAAAGACATGCAAGCAAGTGCCACCCATTACAGAATTTGCAGCAAACACTTCATATCTG ATACAGTAGGCGCAAGAATAGGGCAGCATGCCAGGCAGGAGTTGCAAGGCACCTCACAGAACTCAAAAATGTGCCTGTGGCTGACAGTGCTGGTACAGACACAGAAGCATCAGAGTGTGGACTCAGTTGAGGTA ATGATGAAGACGGGCAACTACAGGATGCGCTTTCACATGACAAGGCAATTGCATCGG ATATCTCCATGGCTGATATTCTCCGACTTGAAGAAGAAATCCGAAGGTTAA
- the LOC135401151 gene encoding uncharacterized protein LOC135401151 isoform X1, with protein MTMTKMLQKRRSDEWLSRINRKDMQASATHYRICSKHFISDTVGARIGQHARQELQGTSQNSKMCLWLTVLVQTQKHQSVDSVEVTFRWITHLQMMKTGNYRMRFHMTRQLHRISPWLIFSDLKKKSEG; from the exons ATGACGATGACGAAAATGTTGCAGAAGAGGAGGAGCGACGAGTGGCTCTCACGCATCAACCGAAAAGACATGCAAGCAAGTGCCACCCATTACAGAATTTGCAGCAAACACTTCATATCTG ATACAGTAGGCGCAAGAATAGGGCAGCATGCCAGGCAGGAGTTGCAAGGCACCTCACAGAACTCAAAAATGTGCCTGTGGCTGACAGTGCTGGTACAGACACAGAAGCATCAGAGTGTGGACTCAGTTGAGGTA ACATTTCGGTGGATCACCCATTTGCAGATGATGAAGACGGGCAACTACAGGATGCGCTTTCACATGACAAGGCAATTGCATCGG ATATCTCCATGGCTGATATTCTCCGACTTGAAGAAGAAATCCGAAGGTTAA
- the LOC135377186 gene encoding NFX1-type zinc finger-containing protein 1-like, whose protein sequence is MLGRGVVEVTFWNCSCAVTGQFVVLESIAYFEGYRHVFQALQNTHVLPLEKYIVGAESVVFHPSYVNNWTTFDITCLLETPGGTRRKVTLLDRDSWPKAEELQLDSSQLEALQYALTHELGVIQGPPGTGKTYMGLKIVQTLLENDAVWGDDQGPILVVCYTNRALDQFLEGVLQFTKLVTRMGGACKNNALKMYHVNKKCKRTHAGRQSSEALRKHLERVKTLSTLSQTVLSVPEEEDVVKLLMHVMSKACCRSFFQAVFDEHSFCQVFRVWLRLEQTKALFLNQCSKKDTSSVHKAKKGFNMRDLDTSSWEAHLRIIIKEGDRATGDDHVEDVWTLRSRERWKLYRYWVDNLTSVIDTFQTSEMTTMEDVQERMAHSRLMADLSVLRASKVIGMTTTCAAKYQALLREVQPRIVIVEEAAEVLEAHVVTSLAPQTQHVILIGDHQQLRPPTNVQELSIRYKMDVSLFERMLINGVGVKQLCVQHRMRPDFARLLTPRFYPTLEPHPCVERYEDIEGMTTNMFFFNHSSPERRNSGRSYSNVFEANFLVNLCRYLLAQGYQPSQITLLTPYMGQKKLLERTANTYHELTAVAITVVDNFQGEENDIILLSLVRSNETGETGFVQVANRICVLLSRARMGFYCVGNMTLLSEASNLWRDIVDDLKYRGLVGCELKLRCRRHSNSTAVVRTPEDFLAVVMVSVTFRAQPPFLADILVQKTVTWILRTTSCSPAESVAERHVPEVTVATNAATATVRVARCTLRWSFPLATILRKSRATWQTRQLARKSAGDA, encoded by the exons ATGCTCGGCAGAGGCGTCGTTGAAGTCACATTCTGGAATTGTAGCTGCGCAGTCACGGGCCAGTTTGTTGTTCTGGAAAGCATTGCATACTTCGAGGGTTATCGTCATGTATTCCAGGCTCTGCAAAACACGCACGTTCTTCCACTGGAAAAGTACATCGTAG GAGCGGAATCTGTCGTTTTCCATCCAAGTTACGTGAATAATTGGACGACGTTCGACATAACGTGTCTCCTAGAGACACCTGGTGGTACCCGCCGAAAGGTGACCCTCCTCGACCGAGACAGCTGGCCAAAGGCGGAAGAACTCCAACTGGACAGCTCCCAACTGGAGGCTCTTCAATACGCGCTAACCCATGAACTAGGCGTTATACAGGGACCTCCGGGAACGGGAAAGACCTACATGGGTTTGAAGATTGTTCAGACGCTGCTGGAGAACGACGCTGTATGGGGTGACGACCAAGGTCCCATCTTGGTGGTCTGTTATACAAATCGCGCCCTGGATCAGTTTCTGGAAGGCGTGCTTCAGTTCACGAAACTTGTTACGAGGATGGGCGGTGCATGTAAGAACAACGCCTTGAAAATGTATCATGTCAATAAGAAGTGTAAACGGACACACGCTGGTCGGCAGTCGTCTGAAGCTCTACGGAAGCACCTTGAACGAGTGAAG ACGCTTTCAACATTGTCACAGACCGTCTTGTCCGTACCTGAGGAAGAGGACGTTGTAAAACTGCTTATGCATGTCATGAGCAAGGCGTGCTGCCGGTCCTTCTTCCAAGCGGTGTTCGACGAGCATTCCTTCTGTCAAGTGTTCAGGGTGTGGTTGCGCCTGGAACAAACGAAAGCACTCTTCCTGAATCAATGCAGCAAAAAGGACACGTCATCG GTGCACAAAGCTAAAAAAGGATTCAACATGCGGGACCTGGACACAAGCTCTTGGGAAGCACATCTGCGCATCATCATCAAGGAGGGCGATCGAGCCACAGGAGACGATCACGTCGAGGACGTCTGGACACTACGATCCCGAGAGCGCTGGAAACTGTATCGATACTGGGTCGACAACCTGACTTCTGTGATTGACACCTTTCAAACTTCTGAGATGACAACAATGGAAGATGTGCAAGAGCGCATGGCGCACTCCAGACTAATGGCTGACCTATCGGTCCTTAGGGCGTCCAAG GTCATTGGAATGACAACAACGTGCGCGGCTAAGTACCAGGCTCTCCTCCGCGAGGTGCAACCGCGCATCGTCATCGTGGAAGAGGCAGCCGAAGTACTCGAAGCTCACGTGGTGACAAGTTTGGCTCCGCAAACTCAGCATGTGATCCTCATCGGGGACCACCAGCAGTTGCGTCCGCCCACGAATGTACAAGAACTGTCAATCAG ATACAAGATGGACGTGTCTCTTTTCGAAAGAATGCTTATCAACGGCGTGGGTGTCAAACAGCTCTGCGTTCAACATCGCATGAGGCCGGACTTCGCCCGCCTTCTCACGCCACGATTCTACCCTACTTTGGAGCCCCACCCGTGCGTGGAACGATACGAAGACATTGAGGGTATGACCACGAACATGTTCTTCTTCAATCACTCCTCCCCAGAACGGAGAAATTCTGGCAGAAGCTATAGCAACGTTTTCGAGGCAAATTTTCTTGTCAACCTCTGCAGATATCTGCTTGCTCAGGGTTACCAACCTTCTCAAATCACTTTGCTCACGCCGTACATGGGTCAGAAGAAGCTTCTAGAGCGCACAGCTAATACATATCACGAGCTGACCGCGGTGGCCATCACAGTAGTGGATAATTTCCAAGGAGAAGAGAACGACATCATCCTCTTGTCCCTGGTTCGCTCCAACGAAACTGGGGAAACCGGTTTTGTTCAAGTGGCGAACCGAATTTGTGTCCTCCTGTCCAGGGCTCGTATGGGATTTTACTGCGTAGGCAATATGACCTTACTGAGCGAGGCGTCCAACTTATGGAGAGACATCGTTGACGACCTCAAATATCGTGGTCTGGTCGGATGCGAACTGAAGTTACGGTGCAGGAGACACTCGAACAGCACGGCAGTAGTAAGAACACCAGAGGACTTTCTAGCGGTCGTAATGGTTTCTGTAACCTTCCGTGCCCAGCCTCCCTTCCTTGCGGACATTCTTGTCCAAAAAACTGTCACATGGATACTGAGGACCACAAGCTGTTCACCTGCAGAGAGCGTTGCGGAAAGACATGTTCCAGAGGTCACTGTTGCAACGAACGCTGCCACGGCCACTGTACGCGTTGCACGGTGCACATTAAGGTGGAGTTTCCCGCTTGCCACCATACTTCGAAAGTCCCGTGCTACATGGCAGACGAGGCAACTTGCACGAAAAAGTGCGGGCGACGCTTGA